The genomic window CAAACGCGGTGATCTGATCCGTGTACATCATTCCCCGCACCATCCGATTGTACGCGGTGTCTGGCGCGAAGGTGTGCGGGTGTCATGACCGGCGCGCCTGCACATAATTGCAGATCAGGATATGGACTTTTGGTCCTTGTCGTCGGCCCAAGTGGTGTTGGCAAGGACACTCTTCTTGATGCAGCACGCGAAAGACTGGCTGATGACAAGCAGTTCTGCTTTCCACGGCGCTGCATCACCCGCCCGGCCGGATCGGTTGGGGAAACACACATCCCCGTCCGGCCCGAAGATTTCGGGCAAATGGCACGTCAGGGGGCGTTCCTGCTGAGCTGGATGGCCCATGATCTGGGCTACGGCATCCCACGCCATGTTCTTGGCGAGGTCGAGGCGGGCAAAACCGTCATCGTCAATGTATCGCGCAGCGTAATTTCAGATGCCTGTGCCCTTGTTGGGCAAAACAACGTCCGGGTGATCAGCATCCGTGCCAGCAGCGAGGCATTGCGTAAACGGCTTGAGGCCCGCGGGCGCGAAGATGCCCTTGATATCGAACGGCGGCTTGCGCGCGCATCCGCCTATCAGGTTGAGGGCGATCATGTTGTTCATGTTGATAATGATGCCGATCTTGAAACCGGCATCGCGCGTTTCATCCACGCAATTGAAATGCCCCAGCCAATTGCAAACCGCGCCTGAGGCAGTTTGAATCACCCAAAAATGCTGCACCTTAAAAGCGCAGCATTTTTAGCCCGCCAGCGGAAAACGTTTCACCAGTTTGAACGGCTTCTGATCCCCCGGGTCACCAAACAGGCAGACTTCGCGAACGGTAAATGGTTCCTGACACAGCGGCGCGACCAAGCCTGACAGGGCAGTATTGAAGGGGTCGATCTGGTCGTCTGACAGCTTGTTGGTCAATGTCAGATGGAAGCGGAATTCTTCCATAACATAGGGATAGCCCCAGCGCACAAGATAGGCTTCCTGCCGATCCGTCAGACCGCTAGCACGGCGTTTGTTCATTGCCGCTTCGTCTTCGGGCTGGCGAAAGTCATCGAGTTCGCGCACCAGTGTTGCCGCAAGGTCGGCCAGACCCCCGACAGGTTCGGTCGGAACAAGGGCCAGAAAATGACCAATCGCCTTTAAGACCAGATGCCCGCACGTTACCTGTGCAGTCGTTTTGCAAAGGCGCGAAACGGCTGCTTCCAGATCGCCACGATCCATGCCGTTTGGCAGTGCGAATGGCGGCTTCAGGGTACCATGAAAGCCGTATCGGCTCGGCGACGTGGTTGCCGCCACGATCTCGGCCTCTGTCAGGCCCGCAAAAATTGGACGGACCAACTGGTTTCCGGTTTCCGGATCACGCCCCAGCCAAGCATTGCCAAACTGCCCCAACGCGCTTTGCGGTTCTGGCGCATAATAAAGCGCGTAACGTTGATACTGGTCGGTCATGAGTGAACTCTGGAAACGGTGACGCGGCAAGAAATGCCGAAGTTCAGTAGCTTAACCTTCGGCGTCCATCATAACACTGAGAAATATTGATCGGTTAAACCGTATCGTATTTCAGGCAAAAGTCACGCACCGGAAGCGTTCGGAAATCCTGCAATCTTTCGCGCAGCACTTCATGCGACCAATCCCACCAGCGAATGCGCAACAGGGCATTGACGATGTCTGCCTCAAACCGAGGGCGGAGGGGGACTGCCGGAATACCTGTCACAATCGTGTAGGGCGCGACATCCTTGGTAACCACCGCACCAGATCCGACGACCGAACCAATGCCGATGGTGACACCACCCTGCACAATCGCGCCATGCCCGATCCAGACATCATGTTCCAAACGCACACGTTTTTCACGACGCCAGTCAAAGAACGCCGGGTCGTCTTCGCCCAGTTTATAGGCGCTGGAACGATACTGGAAATGGTGCATCGACGCCCGATCCATCGGATGCTGTCCCGGGTTGATGCGGGTATGGGCAGCGATATTCACGAACTTGCCGATGTCGGAATAGATGATCTCGCTGTCATTCACGACATAGGAATAGTCATCCATTTTCGTTTCGCGCATCGAGGTACGTGCACCAACTTCGGTCCAGATCCCCATTTCGCAATCAACGACAATCGCTGTTTGGTCAATCGTGGGCTGTTCCGACAATGCCTTCATTGCCGGTTTGGCCTGCGTAATCTTAAACGCCATGATCAGGTCACCAGTTTACGCAGACGCTGGGACACCATATCGAGCAGGCTGACCGAGATAATGATGATGATCATGACTGCCGCTGTTTCCGCGTAATAGAAGCCACGGATATATTCCCAAAGCACCATGCCAATGCCGCCAGCCCCGACAATGCCCAGCACAGTGGCAGAGCGCACGTTGCTCTCGAAACGATAGAGCGAATAGGAAATCCACAACGGCAAAACCTGCGGGATCACGCCAAAGATGACTTCCTGAAGCGCATTGGCGCCCGTTGCACGAATGCCTTCGACCGGTTCGGGATCAATCGCCTCGACCGCCTCGGAAAACAGTTTGGCAAGCACACCCGTGGTGTGAATCCAAAGGGCCAGGACACCGGCAAACGGGCCAAGGCCGACCGCAACAACGAACAACATGGCAAAGACCATTTCGTTGATCGCGCGGAAGGAATCCATCAGGCGACGGACCGGCTGATAGACCCAGACAGGGACGATATTTTCAGAAGAAAGAATACCAAACGGGATCGAACAAACGATGGAAAGCGCTGTGCCCCAGATCGCAATCTGGATGGTGATCCACATTTCTGCGACATACATCTTCCACATCAGGAAGTCGGGCGGGAAGAAGCCCTCGGCAAAGTCGACCATGTTGCCGCTGTTTTCAAACAGCGCCATCGGGCGCATATCTGCCCCCTCCCACGACATGGCCAGAAGTCCAAGGATGATCGCCCAAAGCAGGAAGCTTGATGCCGACCGTTTAAGGTCACGCGGCGGAAGCTCCGTTGCGACAGATGATGTCGAAGAAATGCTGCTGTTCATCGTTCAAATCCCGGAATTAAAAGCAAACAGGGAGCGCACTTTTAATGCACTCCCTGTCGAAAAGTCGGTTACTGGTAGGCAACCAGGATGTCGAGTTCAGCAAGTTTCTTGTCGATCTCGGCAACGCGTTCTGCTTTTTCTTCAGCAGAAAGTTCTTCGGTGTTCTGGATTTTCAGCTTGTCCTTGAACAGGGCCAGCTGACGGATCGGGTAAAGCTGCGCGTTCGAGCTTTCCATGAAAAGGCCCATGCCATCGGAGTTGTTGGCAAGAACTTCTTTCGCGCTTTCAACATCGCCGAAACGACCGTAACCAAGGAAGAATGCCTTGATTTCGGATTTGAGTTCGCGCGACAGGTCTTTACGGTAAACCATCGGGTCAGACGGGATCAGCGGCGAGGTCCAGATGACTTTAACCTTGTCGGTGATTTCCGGCTTGTTCATTTTGGTACGGCCAAGCTGCTCGGAGTTGTTGGCAGCAACATCAACCTGCTTGTTGGCAGTCGCCATCAGGTTGGTTTCGTGGTTGGCGTTACGAACAGTCTTGAAGCATTCCTTCGGGTCAACGCCGTTTTTAGCGAAGACATAATAGGACGGAACCAGGAAGCCCGAGGTCGAGTTCGGATCACCGATACCGAAGTTCAGCGAACCATCACATTTCAGCATGTCTTCAAGGGTTTTGACCTTGTCGTTGTCAGCCTGCGTGATGATGTGGGAGTAGTAACCGTTCGAACCATCGGATTTGGAGGTCTGAACGAAGACTTCGCCACCGGCGCGGTCAACGGCTTCCATTGCCGACTTGTTACCGAACCAGCCAACATGAACCTTGCCAAAGCGCATGCCTTCGATGATGCCGGCATAATCCGGTGCA from Thalassospira sp. ER-Se-21-Dark includes these protein-coding regions:
- a CDS encoding chloramphenicol acetyltransferase — encoded protein: MAFKITQAKPAMKALSEQPTIDQTAIVVDCEMGIWTEVGARTSMRETKMDDYSYVVNDSEIIYSDIGKFVNIAAHTRINPGQHPMDRASMHHFQYRSSAYKLGEDDPAFFDWRREKRVRLEHDVWIGHGAIVQGGVTIGIGSVVGSGAVVTKDVAPYTIVTGIPAVPLRPRFEADIVNALLRIRWWDWSHEVLRERLQDFRTLPVRDFCLKYDTV
- the phnD gene encoding phosphonate ABC transporter substrate-binding protein — translated: MNVKTIASAAFAATMLASVVAKADVEFKPLEQDPETIVFGIISTESTSNLKAQWQPLIDDMEEALGKDVEAFFAPDYAGIIEGMRFGKVHVGWFGNKSAMEAVDRAGGEVFVQTSKSDGSNGYYSHIITQADNDKVKTLEDMLKCDGSLNFGIGDPNSTSGFLVPSYYVFAKNGVDPKECFKTVRNANHETNLMATANKQVDVAANNSEQLGRTKMNKPEITDKVKVIWTSPLIPSDPMVYRKDLSRELKSEIKAFFLGYGRFGDVESAKEVLANNSDGMGLFMESSNAQLYPIRQLALFKDKLKIQNTEELSAEEKAERVAEIDKKLAELDILVAYQ
- the phnN gene encoding phosphonate metabolism protein/1,5-bisphosphokinase (PRPP-forming) PhnN; amino-acid sequence: MVLVVGPSGVGKDTLLDAARERLADDKQFCFPRRCITRPAGSVGETHIPVRPEDFGQMARQGAFLLSWMAHDLGYGIPRHVLGEVEAGKTVIVNVSRSVISDACALVGQNNVRVISIRASSEALRKRLEARGREDALDIERRLARASAYQVEGDHVVHVDNDADLETGIARFIHAIEMPQPIANRA
- a CDS encoding DUF1045 domain-containing protein codes for the protein MTDQYQRYALYYAPEPQSALGQFGNAWLGRDPETGNQLVRPIFAGLTEAEIVAATTSPSRYGFHGTLKPPFALPNGMDRGDLEAAVSRLCKTTAQVTCGHLVLKAIGHFLALVPTEPVGGLADLAATLVRELDDFRQPEDEAAMNKRRASGLTDRQEAYLVRWGYPYVMEEFRFHLTLTNKLSDDQIDPFNTALSGLVAPLCQEPFTVREVCLFGDPGDQKPFKLVKRFPLAG
- the phnE gene encoding phosphonate ABC transporter, permease protein PhnE — its product is MNSSISSTSSVATELPPRDLKRSASSFLLWAIILGLLAMSWEGADMRPMALFENSGNMVDFAEGFFPPDFLMWKMYVAEMWITIQIAIWGTALSIVCSIPFGILSSENIVPVWVYQPVRRLMDSFRAINEMVFAMLFVVAVGLGPFAGVLALWIHTTGVLAKLFSEAVEAIDPEPVEGIRATGANALQEVIFGVIPQVLPLWISYSLYRFESNVRSATVLGIVGAGGIGMVLWEYIRGFYYAETAAVMIIIIISVSLLDMVSQRLRKLVT